The following are from one region of the Streptococcus sp. 1643 genome:
- a CDS encoding polyprenyl synthetase family protein, whose product MKKQEKLSLVESALEDFYGDQQFASSLRESVLYSIHAGGKRIRPFLLLEVLESLRVVIQPAHAQVAAALEMIHTGSLIHDDLPAMDDDDYRRGRLTNHKKFGEAMAILAGDALFLDPYALIAQADLPSQIKVDLIANLSLASGSLGMVAGQVLDMEGEHQHLSLEELQTIHANKTGKLLAYPFQAAAIIAELEPEIQAKLKTVGELIGLAFQVRDDVLDVTASFEEIGKTPQKDLQAEKSTYPALLGLEDAIAFCNQTLDQANAKLEEIAQQVSFETEPIVKVVESLRING is encoded by the coding sequence ATGAAGAAGCAAGAAAAATTATCTCTTGTCGAGTCTGCCTTGGAAGATTTTTATGGAGACCAGCAGTTTGCCTCTAGTTTGCGAGAGTCTGTTCTCTATTCCATTCATGCTGGTGGCAAGCGTATTCGGCCTTTTCTCTTGTTAGAAGTTTTGGAATCCCTGAGAGTGGTTATCCAACCAGCTCACGCGCAGGTGGCTGCGGCTTTGGAAATGATTCATACAGGAAGCTTGATTCATGATGATCTTCCTGCCATGGATGATGACGATTATCGTCGGGGGCGTTTAACCAATCATAAGAAATTTGGCGAAGCTATGGCAATATTGGCAGGAGACGCCTTGTTCCTAGATCCCTATGCCTTGATAGCGCAGGCAGATTTACCAAGTCAGATCAAGGTGGATTTGATTGCCAATTTATCCCTTGCTTCAGGGAGTCTAGGTATGGTGGCAGGGCAGGTTTTAGATATGGAAGGCGAACACCAGCATTTATCCTTGGAAGAACTTCAGACCATTCATGCCAATAAGACTGGAAAATTACTAGCTTATCCTTTCCAAGCAGCTGCTATCATTGCGGAATTGGAACCAGAAATCCAAGCAAAATTGAAAACTGTGGGTGAATTGATTGGGCTGGCCTTTCAAGTCAGAGATGATGTGCTGGATGTAACAGCTAGTTTTGAGGAAATCGGCAAGACTCCACAAAAGGATTTGCAGGCTGAAAAATCAACCTATCCAGCCTTGCTGGGTTTGGAGGATGCCATTGCCTTTTGTAACCAAACCTTGGATCAAGCTAATGCCAAGTTAGAAGAAATTGCCCAGCAAGTCAGCTTTGAAACAGAGCCGATTGTGAAAGTAGTAGAAAGTTTGAGAATCAATGGCTAA
- a CDS encoding exodeoxyribonuclease VII small subunit produces MSKQKKFEENLAELETIVQSLENGEIALEDAIAAFQKGMVLSKELQTTLDKAEKTLVKVMQEDGTESDFE; encoded by the coding sequence ATGTCAAAACAAAAGAAATTTGAGGAAAATCTAGCAGAACTGGAGACCATTGTCCAAAGTTTGGAAAATGGTGAAATTGCTTTAGAAGATGCAATTGCGGCCTTTCAAAAGGGCATGGTCTTGTCAAAAGAGCTCCAAACGACGCTGGACAAGGCTGAAAAGACCTTGGTTAAGGTCATGCAAGAAGACGGAACAGAAAGTGATTTTGAATGA
- the recN gene encoding DNA repair protein RecN translates to MLLEISIKNFAIIEAISLNFEKGMTVLTGETGAGKSIIIDAMNLMLGARATTDVIRQGAPKAEIEGLFSVENSRLLQELFEDQGLEMGDEIIIRREILQNGRSVSRVNGQMVNLSVLRAIGQHLVDIHGQHDQEELMRPQLHIQMLDEFGDAAFLDLKETYQTSFDAYRKMRKQVLEVKKNQQEHKARIEMLEFQMAEIEAANLQAGEDLTLNQERDKLLNHKNIADTLTNAYSMLDNEEFSSLANVRSAMNDMESVEEYDPEYREISSSLSETYYVLEDITKRLEDIIEDLDFDGNRLMQVENRLDLLNTISRKYGGTVDDVLLYFAKITDEYNLLTGNNLSSEDMEAELKKLEVNLVALANQLASARHDLAQQLEAEIKQELQDLYMEKAQFQVRFSKGKFNREGNETVEFYISTNPGEDFKPLVKVASGGELSRLMLAIKSAFSRKEGKTSIVFDEVDTGVSGRVAQAIAQKIHKIGQHGQVLAISHLPQVIAIADYQFFIEKISDERSTVSTVRLLTLEERVEEVAKMLAGENVTEAALTQARELLQTRMK, encoded by the coding sequence ATGTTACTTGAAATTTCGATAAAAAACTTTGCCATTATTGAGGCGATTTCGCTCAATTTTGAAAAGGGTATGACTGTTTTGACCGGGGAAACGGGTGCTGGAAAGTCTATCATTATCGACGCTATGAATCTCATGTTGGGGGCTCGTGCAACAACAGACGTTATTCGTCAAGGTGCGCCAAAGGCAGAGATTGAGGGGCTTTTCTCGGTTGAAAATAGTCGCCTTTTACAGGAACTTTTTGAAGATCAAGGTTTGGAAATGGGTGATGAAATTATCATCCGGCGTGAAATTTTGCAAAATGGTCGTAGTGTTAGTCGCGTGAATGGCCAGATGGTCAATCTTTCTGTTTTGCGTGCTATTGGGCAACACCTTGTGGATATCCATGGTCAGCATGACCAAGAGGAGTTAATGCGTCCTCAACTGCACATCCAGATGTTGGATGAGTTTGGTGATGCTGCTTTCTTGGACTTGAAGGAGACCTATCAAACGAGCTTTGATGCCTATCGCAAAATGCGTAAGCAGGTTTTGGAAGTCAAGAAAAATCAACAGGAACACAAGGCTCGTATTGAGATGTTGGAATTTCAAATGGCAGAGATTGAGGCTGCAAACTTGCAGGCTGGTGAAGACTTGACTCTCAACCAAGAACGAGATAAGCTTCTCAATCATAAAAATATTGCGGATACGCTAACCAATGCCTATAGCATGTTAGACAATGAGGAATTCTCCAGTCTTGCCAATGTGCGTTCGGCCATGAATGACATGGAAAGTGTTGAAGAATACGACCCTGAATACCGTGAAATTTCAAGTTCTCTGTCAGAGACCTACTATGTTTTAGAAGATATTACAAAGCGTTTGGAAGATATTATTGAAGATCTAGATTTTGATGGCAATCGACTCATGCAGGTTGAGAATCGCCTAGATCTTCTGAATACTATTTCCCGTAAGTACGGTGGAACTGTGGATGATGTCCTGCTTTATTTTGCTAAGATTACGGATGAGTACAATCTCTTGACAGGAAATAACCTTTCCTCCGAAGACATGGAAGCAGAGCTTAAGAAATTGGAAGTCAATCTTGTTGCGTTGGCAAATCAGCTAGCTTCAGCTCGCCATGACTTGGCCCAGCAGTTAGAAGCAGAGATAAAACAAGAACTGCAAGATCTCTATATGGAGAAGGCTCAATTTCAAGTTCGCTTTAGTAAGGGCAAATTTAATCGTGAGGGGAATGAAACAGTTGAATTTTACATTTCCACCAACCCAGGTGAGGACTTTAAGCCTTTGGTCAAAGTTGCGTCCGGTGGGGAATTATCTCGTCTTATGTTGGCTATCAAGTCAGCCTTTTCTCGTAAGGAAGGGAAGACCAGTATTGTCTTTGATGAGGTGGATACGGGAGTTTCAGGTCGTGTAGCCCAAGCCATTGCTCAAAAGATTCATAAGATTGGTCAGCATGGTCAGGTTTTAGCTATTTCTCACCTACCACAAGTGATTGCCATCGCGGATTATCAATTCTTTATTGAGAAGATTAGCGATGAGCGCTCAACGGTGTCGACGGTTCGCCTTTTGACTTTAGAAGAGCGAGTAGAGGAAGTAGCTAAAATGTTGGCTGGGGAAAATGTAACAGAGGCTGCCCTTACCCAAGCTAGAGAATTATTGCAAACGAGGATGAAATAA
- a CDS encoding T7SS effector LXG polymorphic toxin — MKLFQDMVSETDNNAIIKTEYLEHIKQRMKDPIEGLKSSSSKTQNIYAGISDILTLTNSSLDSVNTSYNQAVKSLDDTIKNMEAFNSVLLKTDTFDLIDMQNSEIATLSGYASLPYGNRVSRNYYNRTQFKNSVSEIHTAIHSNSKAVKYQNALAKQLAESKYSGTVAENENLIDSLFNVYKNVTKSDLYKNSKDYKKHLKSILPALYASYRFSQNKKGDTIVLKETTKFGQLLDDFFEVTKKLSGSRTYKVVQYKNGGVPQTFKSIMKKLGYTKYNEELSKVFKSFTDTTRFSTKVASVGKSLVSTTGSLLKEEFIKEITFKGAGKGLWSLGKAGASGGFKGLVKSATDSFKNYKEGFKSATKFGKFLKGAAVVGVALDVVDTFSKIHDNKQEAKRQGLRGNEVKASVATGFVIDAAKAAGTTVAATAAASAGAAFAGVVAGAVGIATAPAWLTGAAAIGTAALVGWGLSALDKRFKITDNLKKGVNSLIKGMRGWIK, encoded by the coding sequence GTGAAGCTCTTTCAAGACATGGTGTCAGAGACTGACAACAATGCCATTATTAAGACAGAATATCTAGAACACATCAAGCAACGGATGAAAGATCCGATCGAGGGATTAAAGAGCAGTTCCAGTAAGACACAAAATATCTATGCAGGGATTAGCGATATCCTAACGTTAACGAATTCTAGTTTGGATAGTGTAAATACAAGCTATAATCAAGCAGTCAAGAGTTTAGATGATACCATAAAGAACATGGAGGCTTTTAATAGTGTTCTTCTAAAAACAGATACATTTGACCTCATAGATATGCAAAATAGTGAAATCGCTACCCTATCAGGTTATGCCTCTCTTCCATATGGGAACCGCGTATCGAGAAATTATTATAATCGAACTCAGTTTAAAAACTCAGTTTCAGAGATACACACAGCTATCCATAGCAACTCCAAAGCTGTGAAGTACCAAAATGCTCTCGCAAAACAGCTTGCCGAGTCTAAGTATAGTGGGACGGTGGCCGAAAATGAGAACTTAATAGATTCATTATTTAATGTTTATAAAAATGTCACAAAGAGTGATTTATATAAAAATAGTAAGGACTATAAAAAACATTTAAAATCTATTTTGCCAGCTTTATATGCGTCGTATCGTTTTAGTCAAAATAAAAAAGGAGATACCATTGTTCTTAAAGAGACAACAAAATTTGGTCAATTACTAGATGACTTTTTTGAAGTTACCAAGAAGTTAAGTGGCAGTCGTACCTATAAGGTTGTTCAATATAAAAATGGTGGTGTTCCACAGACCTTCAAATCCATAATGAAAAAGCTAGGCTATACTAAATATAATGAAGAATTGAGTAAGGTTTTCAAATCTTTTACAGATACAACTCGATTTAGTACCAAAGTGGCTAGTGTCGGAAAATCACTTGTGTCTACAACTGGAAGCCTATTGAAAGAAGAATTTATTAAAGAGATTACTTTCAAAGGTGCTGGTAAAGGCCTGTGGAGTTTAGGAAAGGCAGGCGCATCTGGAGGATTTAAAGGTTTAGTTAAGTCTGCTACAGATAGCTTTAAAAATTACAAAGAAGGTTTTAAATCCGCTACGAAGTTTGGTAAGTTTTTAAAAGGTGCTGCAGTTGTTGGTGTTGCTTTAGATGTGGTTGATACTTTCTCAAAAATCCACGATAATAAACAAGAGGCTAAACGTCAAGGTCTAAGAGGAAATGAAGTTAAGGCCAGTGTGGCAACAGGTTTTGTGATAGATGCGGCCAAGGCAGCAGGAACAACTGTTGCGGCAACTGCCGCAGCGAGTGCAGGAGCTGCATTTGCAGGAGTTGTAGCAGGGGCGGTAGGCATTGCTACAGCTCCTGCATGGTTAACAGGGGCTGCGGCAATAGGAACAGCAGCTCTTGTTGGATGGGGTCTTAGCGCGCTGGATAAACGCTTTAAAATTACAGATAACCTAAAAAAAGGTGTCAATAGCCTAATTAAAGGCATGAGAGGATGGATTAAATGA
- a CDS encoding DUF5085 family protein has translation MNQSLMMSNVLSIDYNITGDEIAVAFQDMVQTAVAAGYTPKSNPFYSCPHIGELDDGTYNITVYLPVHEDYLGENELLEGTAYNSYFLVPQMVGARVTGEEAVNFDKAIYGLTNLLIDNDLEESTPVFYISSKINDVLYTDIMVGVREKRD, from the coding sequence ATGAATCAATCATTAATGATGAGTAATGTCTTAAGTATCGATTACAACATTACTGGTGATGAAATTGCAGTAGCCTTTCAAGATATGGTTCAAACAGCCGTAGCGGCTGGGTATACGCCAAAAAGCAATCCATTTTACTCATGTCCTCATATCGGAGAGTTGGATGATGGTACATACAATATCACAGTCTATCTTCCCGTTCATGAGGATTATCTAGGAGAGAATGAATTGCTTGAAGGGACAGCTTATAATAGTTATTTTTTAGTTCCGCAAATGGTAGGAGCTAGAGTTACTGGGGAGGAAGCAGTCAACTTTGATAAGGCTATATACGGCTTAACCAATTTATTGATCGACAATGACTTAGAAGAATCTACACCCGTATTTTATATTTCAAGTAAGATAAATGATGTTTTGTATACAGATATCATGGTAGGGGTTCGAGAAAAAAGGGATTAA
- the xseA gene encoding exodeoxyribonuclease VII large subunit — protein sequence MEKYLSVTTLTKYLKMKFDKDPYLERVYLTGQVSNFRKRPTHQYFSLKDDHAVIQATIWSGIYQKLGFDLEEGMKINVIGRVQVYEPSGSYSIIIEKAEPDGVGALAIQFEQLKKKLTEEGLFQERFKQPLPQFAKRIGVVTSRSGAVIRDIITTVSRRFPGVDILLYPTKVQGDGAAEEIARNIARANQREDLDVLIIGRGGGSIEDLWAFNEEIVVRAIFESRLPVISSVGHETDVTLADFVADRRAATPTAAAELATPVTKLDLLSHLQNQEKRMATAVQNVLSRKKEALKKCSQSVIFRQPERLYDGYLQRLDQLQLRLKQSLRTRISDNKQLVQARTHRLVQLSPVTKIQRYQDRLGQLDKLLRSQMALVYDAKVAEVKRLSEALLMLDTSRIVARGYAIVKKEESVVDSVESLKKKDQVTLLMRDGQVELEVKDVKTKEI from the coding sequence ATGGAAAAGTATTTATCGGTAACAACTTTGACCAAGTATCTGAAAATGAAATTCGATAAAGACCCTTACTTGGAACGGGTCTATTTAACTGGTCAAGTTTCCAACTTTCGTAAACGACCTACTCACCAATATTTCTCCCTAAAGGATGACCATGCAGTTATTCAAGCGACCATCTGGTCAGGGATCTATCAGAAATTAGGTTTCGACCTGGAAGAAGGTATGAAGATCAATGTAATTGGGCGTGTGCAGGTTTATGAACCCAGTGGGAGCTACTCTATCATCATTGAAAAGGCTGAGCCTGATGGGGTTGGGGCGCTCGCGATTCAGTTTGAACAACTTAAGAAAAAATTGACGGAAGAAGGTCTATTTCAAGAGAGATTCAAGCAACCTCTTCCCCAGTTTGCTAAGCGAATCGGTGTGGTAACCAGTCGCAGTGGAGCTGTTATTCGAGATATTATCACGACCGTCAGCAGACGCTTTCCAGGTGTTGACATTCTTCTCTATCCGACCAAGGTGCAAGGTGATGGAGCTGCGGAGGAAATTGCTCGAAATATTGCGCGCGCCAATCAACGTGAGGACCTAGATGTTCTCATCATTGGTCGTGGTGGGGGTTCCATCGAGGATCTCTGGGCTTTTAACGAAGAGATCGTGGTACGGGCTATTTTTGAATCTCGTTTGCCAGTTATTTCTAGTGTTGGGCATGAGACAGATGTGACCTTGGCAGACTTTGTGGCCGATCGTCGTGCTGCGACGCCAACAGCTGCGGCTGAATTGGCAACGCCTGTGACCAAGTTGGATCTCTTGAGCCATTTGCAAAATCAAGAAAAACGGATGGCGACAGCAGTTCAGAATGTCCTGTCAAGAAAAAAAGAAGCTCTGAAAAAATGCAGTCAGTCAGTCATCTTTAGACAACCAGAGCGCTTGTATGATGGTTATTTGCAACGCTTGGACCAACTGCAACTGCGATTAAAACAAAGTTTGCGAACACGGATTTCTGATAACAAACAGCTAGTCCAAGCAAGGACGCATCGACTAGTACAGTTATCACCTGTTACCAAAATCCAGCGTTATCAAGACCGTCTAGGTCAGTTGGACAAGCTCCTACGCAGCCAAATGGCGCTGGTTTATGATGCCAAGGTTGCTGAGGTCAAGCGACTTTCGGAAGCATTGTTGATGTTGGATACCAGTCGAATTGTGGCGCGTGGTTATGCTATTGTCAAAAAAGAAGAGTCAGTAGTAGACTCGGTTGAGAGTTTGAAGAAAAAAGATCAAGTAACGCTTTTGATGCGAGATGGTCAAGTAGAATTAGAGGTTAAAGATGTCAAAACAAAAGAAATTTGA
- a CDS encoding T7SS effector LXG polymorphic toxin produces the protein MLVISVNSIKEQLSVSRSRLSEVVSTDSFKGAVKDAINQKVTNYQIPLVDNYVNALDSIVSRYDGLVKLFQDMVSETDNNAIIKTEYLEHIKQRMKDPIEGLKSSSSKTQNIYAGISDILTLTNSSLDSVNTSYNQAVKSLDDTIKNMEAFNSVLLKTDTFDLIDMQNSEIATLSGYASLPYGNRVSRNYYNRTQFKNSVSEIHTAIHSNSKAVKYQNALAKQLAESKYSGTVNLRTAKRNFCIEN, from the coding sequence TTGTTAGTTATTTCGGTAAATAGTATCAAGGAGCAACTATCTGTCTCGAGAAGCCGTCTATCAGAGGTCGTTTCAACTGATAGCTTTAAAGGAGCAGTGAAGGATGCCATTAACCAGAAGGTGACCAACTATCAGATACCACTGGTTGATAACTATGTCAATGCCCTAGATAGCATTGTCAGTCGCTATGATGGACTTGTGAAGCTCTTTCAAGACATGGTGTCAGAGACTGACAACAATGCCATTATTAAGACAGAATATCTAGAACACATCAAGCAACGGATGAAAGATCCGATCGAGGGATTAAAGAGCAGTTCCAGTAAGACACAAAATATCTATGCAGGGATTAGCGATATCCTAACGTTAACGAATTCTAGTTTGGATAGTGTAAATACAAGCTATAATCAAGCAGTCAAGAGTTTAGATGATACCATAAAGAACATGGAGGCTTTTAATAGTGTTCTTCTAAAAACAGATACATTTGACCTCATAGATATGCAAAATAGTGAAATCGCTACCCTATCAGGTTATGCCTCTCTTCCATATGGGAACCGCGTATCGAGAAATTATTATAATCGAACTCAGTTTAAAAACTCAGTTTCAGAGATACACACAGCTATCCATAGCAACTCCAAAGCTGTGAAGTACCAAAATGCTCTCGCAAAACAGCTTGCCGAGTCTAAGTATAGTGGGACGGTAAATCTCAGAACAGCAAAAAGAAATTTCTGTATCGAAAATTAG
- a CDS encoding arginine repressor, with product MNKKERLEKIRRFVTDYQIGTQEEIVEHLKEAGISATQATVSRDIKELGIVKIPLKNNTYIYELPKSIVKSLQLAEDNIVSSELMGNMINLAVIPGNTIFVKSQLVEAFSEQIFSCLADDDSILIVARTAEAAEEIVEQVKKW from the coding sequence ATGAATAAAAAAGAGAGACTTGAAAAAATTAGAAGATTTGTTACGGATTATCAGATCGGGACTCAGGAAGAAATCGTTGAGCATTTGAAGGAAGCAGGTATTTCTGCTACGCAAGCCACTGTCTCAAGAGACATCAAGGAGCTTGGGATTGTTAAAATTCCTTTGAAGAACAACACCTATATCTATGAGTTGCCAAAATCAATCGTCAAAAGTTTGCAGTTGGCTGAGGACAATATTGTGAGTTCTGAGTTAATGGGAAATATGATCAACCTTGCTGTCATTCCTGGAAATACTATTTTTGTGAAGAGTCAGTTGGTTGAAGCATTTTCTGAACAGATTTTTAGCTGTCTAGCTGATGATGATTCTATCTTAATTGTAGCTAGAACAGCAGAGGCAGCTGAAGAAATTGTTGAACAAGTCAAAAAATGGTAG
- a CDS encoding DUF4176 domain-containing protein: protein MSERRALPIGSVVRVREGVEPVMIVNHCPDTKKQRQK, encoded by the coding sequence ATGTCGGAACGTAGAGCTTTACCGATTGGAAGTGTTGTTCGAGTGAGAGAAGGTGTGGAGCCTGTCATGATTGTTAATCATTGTCCAGATACTAAAAAGCAGAGGCAAAAATGA
- a CDS encoding DUF5085 family protein, protein MKLPENVVKVNKIAFQNVVRQRLSFHYSEMEEHLEQFIKGIVEAGYQLKGPFFYSLNNVPLNEVIEIELFMPISNDLFSLKGYNFSTYFEISNLLKTIIKGDLKTLTEIEYAKLIIALEKNDLEMVTPFYHVVPKNGLEYLELLVGYSENI, encoded by the coding sequence ATGAAACTACCAGAAAATGTTGTCAAAGTTAATAAAATTGCTTTTCAAAATGTGGTTAGACAGAGACTATCATTTCATTACAGTGAGATGGAAGAGCATTTGGAGCAGTTTATAAAAGGAATTGTAGAAGCGGGCTATCAATTAAAAGGCCCGTTCTTTTACAGTTTGAATAACGTTCCGTTAAATGAAGTAATAGAAATTGAGTTATTTATGCCTATATCCAACGATTTATTTAGTTTAAAAGGTTATAATTTTTCAACTTATTTTGAAATTAGCAATTTATTAAAAACGATTATTAAAGGAGACCTTAAGACTTTGACAGAAATAGAATATGCAAAATTAATAATAGCATTGGAAAAAAATGATTTGGAGATGGTAACCCCTTTTTATCACGTGGTTCCCAAAAACGGATTAGAATATTTAGAATTATTGGTAGGCTATTCCGAAAATATTTAG
- a CDS encoding TlyA family RNA methyltransferase has product MAKERVDVLAYKQGLFETREQAKRGVMAGLVVAVLNGERFDKPGEKIPDDTELKLKGEKLKYVSRGGLKLEKALQVFDLSVEGATTIDIGASTGGFTDVMLQNGAELVFAVDVGTNQLAWKLRQDPRVISMEQFNFRYAEKTDFEQEPSFASIDVSFISLSLILPALHRVLADQGQVVALVKPQFEAGREQIGKNGIIRDAKVHQTVLESFTAMAVEQGFSVLGLDYSPIQGGHGNIEFLAYLKKEEGASNQVAPEIEKVVERAHREFKDE; this is encoded by the coding sequence ATGGCTAAGGAAAGAGTGGATGTACTAGCTTATAAACAGGGCTTGTTTGAAACGCGAGAACAGGCCAAGCGCGGTGTAATGGCAGGTCTAGTCGTAGCAGTCCTTAATGGAGAACGCTTTGACAAACCAGGAGAGAAAATCCCAGATGACACTGAGCTAAAACTCAAGGGTGAAAAACTCAAGTATGTCAGTCGAGGTGGTCTAAAACTAGAGAAGGCCTTGCAGGTCTTTGATTTGTCAGTGGAGGGAGCAACCACGATTGATATTGGGGCTTCCACTGGAGGATTTACTGATGTCATGTTGCAAAATGGTGCTGAGTTGGTCTTTGCAGTTGATGTTGGCACCAATCAGTTGGCTTGGAAATTACGTCAAGACCCTCGGGTTATCAGCATGGAGCAGTTTAATTTTCGTTATGCTGAAAAGACTGATTTTGAGCAGGAACCAAGCTTTGCCAGTATTGATGTGAGTTTCATTTCCCTCAGTCTGATTTTGCCTGCTTTGCATCGTGTCTTGGCTGATCAAGGTCAGGTGGTGGCACTTGTCAAACCCCAGTTTGAAGCAGGTCGTGAGCAGATTGGGAAAAATGGAATCATTCGAGATGCCAAGGTTCATCAAACTGTCCTTGAATCTTTCACTGCTATGGCAGTTGAACAAGGTTTTTCAGTTCTTGGATTAGACTATTCACCAATCCAAGGTGGACATGGAAACATCGAATTTCTGGCATATTTGAAAAAGGAAGAGGGAGCAAGTAACCAAGTTGCTCCTGAAATAGAAAAAGTTGTAGAGAGAGCACATAGAGAATTTAAAGATGAATAA
- the truB gene encoding tRNA pseudouridine(55) synthase TruB: MNGIINLKKEAGMTSHDAVFKLRKILGTKKIGHGGTLDPDVVGVLPIAVGKATRMVEFMQDEGKVYEGEITLGYSTTTEDASGEVVAETPVLSPLDEKLVDEAIASLTGPITQIPPMYSAVKVNGRKLYEYARAGQEVERPERQVTIYQFERTSPISYEDHLARFTFRVKCSKGTYIRTLSVDLGEKLGYAAHMSHLTRTSAAGLQLEDALTLDEIAAKAEAGQLDFLHPLEIGTGDLVKVFLTPEQATEVRFGRFIELDQTEQEVAAFEGDKLLAILEKRDNFYKPRKVFG; this comes from the coding sequence ATGAACGGTATTATCAACTTAAAAAAAGAAGCGGGGATGACCTCGCATGATGCGGTTTTTAAACTGCGTAAGATTTTGGGAACCAAGAAAATTGGTCATGGTGGAACCTTAGATCCGGATGTGGTGGGTGTTTTGCCGATTGCGGTTGGCAAGGCGACCCGCATGGTCGAGTTTATGCAGGACGAGGGCAAGGTCTATGAGGGGGAAATCACTCTCGGCTATTCCACGACTACTGAGGATGCCAGTGGAGAAGTGGTCGCAGAGACCCCTGTTTTATCGCCCTTGGATGAAAAGCTTGTCGATGAAGCAATCGCTAGTTTGACTGGGCCTATTACCCAGATTCCTCCTATGTATTCGGCTGTCAAGGTCAATGGTCGTAAGCTCTATGAGTATGCGCGTGCTGGTCAGGAAGTGGAACGTCCAGAACGTCAGGTGACCATTTATCAATTTGAACGAACAAGTCCGATTTCTTATGAGGATCACCTTGCACGTTTTACATTTCGTGTGAAATGTAGTAAGGGGACTTATATCCGTACTTTGTCAGTTGATTTGGGAGAGAAGCTGGGTTATGCGGCCCATATGTCCCATTTGACTCGGACGAGTGCAGCAGGTTTACAACTGGAGGATGCTCTTACCTTGGACGAAATTGCTGCAAAAGCGGAGGCTGGCCAACTGGACTTTCTCCATCCTCTAGAGATTGGTACAGGGGACCTTGTCAAAGTTTTCCTAACTCCAGAACAAGCTACAGAAGTGCGCTTTGGTCGTTTTATCGAGTTAGACCAAACAGAACAAGAAGTGGCTGCTTTTGAAGGTGATAAATTGCTTGCCATTTTAGAAAAAAGGGACAATTTCTACAAACCAAGAAAGGTTTTTGGCTAG
- a CDS encoding DUF4176 domain-containing protein, with protein sequence MNKNWLPLGTTVLLKNGTQPIMIVGRYQQNSEGKVFDYSGVLNPQGFEDSQSMYLFDAEKIEQVLFKAHVTEFEKEFITRLEEFVSSDK encoded by the coding sequence ATGAATAAAAATTGGTTGCCACTCGGAACAACTGTTTTATTAAAGAATGGGACTCAACCTATTATGATTGTCGGGCGCTATCAACAGAATAGTGAAGGGAAAGTTTTTGATTATTCTGGGGTCCTAAACCCTCAAGGCTTTGAAGATTCCCAGTCAATGTATTTGTTTGATGCCGAGAAAATTGAGCAGGTGTTATTTAAAGCTCACGTAACAGAGTTTGAGAAAGAGTTTATCACAAGATTAGAAGAGTTCGTTTCTAGCGATAAATAG
- the udk gene encoding uridine kinase — protein MQNRPIIIGVTGGSGGGKTSVSRAILSHFPDEKISMIEHDSYYKDQSHLTFEERVKTNYDHPFAFDTDLMIEQIKELLAGRPVDIPTYDYTEHTRSSKTYRQEPQDVFIVEGILVLEDKRLRDLMDIKIFVDTDDDVRIIRRIKRDMEERGRSLDSVIDQYLGVVKPMYHQFIEPTKRYADIVIPEGVSNTVAIDLLTTKIAKILEEARNSK, from the coding sequence ATGCAAAATAGACCAATCATTATCGGAGTGACAGGTGGTTCTGGTGGTGGTAAGACCAGTGTTTCAAGAGCCATTTTATCGCATTTTCCTGATGAAAAGATTTCCATGATTGAGCATGATTCGTACTACAAGGATCAGTCTCACTTGACCTTTGAAGAGCGCGTCAAAACCAACTACGACCATCCTTTTGCCTTTGATACAGACTTGATGATCGAGCAGATTAAGGAATTGTTGGCAGGGCGCCCAGTAGACATTCCAACTTATGACTATACAGAGCATACGCGGAGTAGCAAGACCTATCGTCAGGAGCCTCAGGATGTCTTTATCGTTGAGGGGATTCTGGTCTTGGAGGATAAGCGCCTGCGCGATTTGATGGATATCAAGATTTTTGTGGATACAGATGATGATGTGCGCATTATTCGTCGTATCAAGCGAGATATGGAGGAGCGTGGACGTAGTCTGGATAGCGTTATTGATCAGTATTTGGGTGTGGTCAAACCTATGTACCACCAGTTTATCGAGCCGACCAAGCGTTATGCTGATATCGTCATTCCTGAGGGAGTCAGCAATACAGTTGCTATCGACCTTTTGACCACTAAGATTGCAAAGATTTTGGAAGAAGCGCGAAACAGCAAATAA